In Mycoplasmopsis californica, one genomic interval encodes:
- a CDS encoding PTS transporter subunit EIIB, translating into MTKKDKFNLVLLTIFTLGFCWLHWYLRNKKRKNIILGKKDLNISDAKSDELISLLGGVDNIISLSAKGSKLIVEVSDKNIVNVNQIKSKKIASGIMISTSKITLIMGEQAHSYAQKFNK; encoded by the coding sequence ATGACTAAAAAAGATAAATTTAATTTGGTATTATTAACAATTTTTACTCTTGGATTTTGTTGGTTGCATTGGTATTTGCGAAATAAAAAACGTAAAAATATAATTTTAGGTAAAAAAGATTTAAATATTAGCGATGCTAAAAGCGATGAGCTTATTTCATTATTAGGTGGTGTTGATAATATTATCAGTTTGAGTGCTAAAGGTTCAAAATTAATCGTAGAAGTAAGCGATAAAAATATTGTTAACGTAAACCAAATTAAATCTAAAAAAATAGCTTCTGGCATTATGATTTCAACAAGTAAAATAACCTTAATAATGGGCGAACAAGCTCACTCATATGCTCAAAAATTCAATAAATAA
- the trpS gene encoding tryptophan--tRNA ligase: protein MLKPRLISGIKPTGELTLGNYIGALKHFVKMQDQYDAYFFVADLHGLTTGFVDAVANLKARRETVAMYLACGLDPKKANIFYQSELYEHTYAQWLMTSEVSLGELQRMTQFKDKAKNIEKQENGTEKIPVGLLMYPILMAADILIYNADVVPIGEDQTQHLELTRTIAQRLNKRYKTKFKLPLGVIPPVGARIKSLSDPKVKMSKSDKSSKGTIYLLDDPEVAYKKIMKAVTDSENKVYISENKPGVLNLLNIYAALNDISLEKAADVFKEANYAEFKSAVAESVKQTLIKIQSNYQNATQNIDQITAQGRKNAKLICAPIVSDLAKKMGF, encoded by the coding sequence ATGCTAAAACCAAGATTGATTAGCGGAATTAAACCGACTGGCGAGCTAACATTAGGTAATTACATCGGCGCTTTGAAACATTTTGTCAAAATGCAAGATCAATACGATGCTTACTTTTTTGTAGCGGATTTACACGGATTGACTACTGGTTTTGTTGATGCGGTCGCAAATTTAAAAGCGCGTCGCGAAACTGTGGCGATGTATTTAGCTTGCGGTTTAGACCCGAAAAAAGCAAATATATTTTATCAATCGGAACTGTATGAACATACATATGCTCAATGATTGATGACTAGCGAAGTTTCGTTAGGCGAGCTTCAACGTATGACACAGTTTAAGGACAAAGCAAAAAATATTGAAAAACAAGAAAACGGAACTGAAAAAATACCAGTAGGTCTTTTAATGTATCCAATATTAATGGCTGCTGATATTTTAATTTATAACGCTGATGTTGTGCCAATCGGCGAGGACCAAACACAGCATCTGGAATTGACGCGCACAATTGCTCAACGTCTTAATAAACGATACAAAACAAAATTTAAGTTGCCTTTAGGTGTTATTCCGCCGGTTGGCGCCAGAATCAAATCGCTAAGTGACCCAAAAGTGAAAATGTCAAAAAGTGATAAAAGCTCAAAAGGGACGATTTACTTATTGGATGACCCTGAGGTTGCTTACAAAAAAATTATGAAAGCAGTTACCGATTCAGAGAATAAAGTTTACATTTCCGAAAATAAGCCTGGCGTTTTGAATTTATTAAATATTTACGCCGCTCTAAATGATATTTCGCTTGAAAAAGCTGCTGATGTTTTCAAGGAAGCTAATTATGCAGAATTTAAAAGTGCAGTTGCCGAAAGCGTTAAGCAAACATTAATTAAAATTCAATCAAATTATCAAAACGCTACTCAAAATATAGACCAAATTACCGCCCAAGGCCGCAAAAATGCTAAATTAATTTGCGCTCCAATTGTGAGTGATTTGGCTAAAAAAATGGGTTTTTAA
- the thrS gene encoding threonine--tRNA ligase, which yields MKIQVDKKLNHTCSHLLGAAVELLYPQVKLGFGPATQEGFYYDFEFAEVISDSEIAKIERLMKKLASRNLITVQISEDEYDFTDKPYKKELYDELKERGETITFYALQDPLNKEIVFKDLCAGGHVESTKKIKNFKLLSLAGAYWRGNSDNIQLTRIYGTAWETKEELDNYLAILQDRKERDHRKIGKDLKIFSMHQLTGQGLPIWLEDGMYIHNEIRNLVLKMDRKYGFTEVLTPHFGNEELYKISGHLAHYKDDMFAPIVVEKERLIPRPMTCPHHNICFGLEKRSYRDLPIRYSEQSQLYRYEKSGALTGLERVRGMLLTEGHLYVREDQIFDEIVRMYNQISETLKIFNIQISYISLSLRDPKDTQKYFNDENMWIKSEKMLKDALDSMNVQYQEMPGEAAFYGPKMDVQIHTALGHEVTVATIQLDFLQPMKFDLKYTDSTGNEARPVMIHRGLIGTYERFVAILLEQTKGVLPFWLAPKQITIIPVNLNDNLEYAKEIYEGLWSHNFRVKLDDRDERLNKKIREAQISKSKYQIILGENESKTKTISYRKYGETDTHTVSLDDFVMMLNKLRANYE from the coding sequence ATGAAAATACAAGTTGATAAAAAATTAAATCACACCTGTTCGCACTTACTAGGCGCCGCTGTAGAACTATTATATCCTCAAGTTAAATTAGGATTTGGACCAGCCACTCAAGAAGGGTTTTACTATGATTTTGAATTCGCTGAAGTGATTAGTGATAGTGAAATAGCCAAAATTGAAAGACTAATGAAAAAATTAGCTAGTCGTAATCTTATTACAGTGCAAATTAGTGAAGATGAGTATGATTTTACAGATAAACCATACAAAAAAGAGCTTTATGACGAATTAAAAGAACGTGGTGAAACAATTACTTTTTACGCCTTGCAGGATCCCTTGAACAAGGAAATTGTTTTTAAAGATCTTTGCGCTGGCGGTCATGTTGAAAGTACAAAAAAAATTAAAAATTTTAAATTGCTATCATTAGCCGGGGCATACTGACGAGGCAATTCAGATAACATTCAGCTGACACGTATTTATGGAACTGCTTGAGAAACCAAAGAAGAATTAGATAATTATTTAGCTATATTACAAGATCGAAAAGAGCGGGACCATCGCAAAATTGGTAAAGATTTAAAAATATTTTCAATGCATCAATTGACTGGGCAAGGATTGCCGATTTGATTAGAAGACGGTATGTATATCCATAATGAAATCCGCAATTTAGTACTGAAAATGGATAGAAAATATGGTTTTACAGAGGTTTTAACTCCCCATTTCGGTAATGAAGAGCTTTACAAAATTTCCGGTCATTTAGCACACTATAAAGATGATATGTTTGCTCCAATTGTCGTTGAGAAAGAACGTTTAATTCCTCGGCCAATGACTTGCCCGCACCACAATATATGCTTTGGTTTGGAAAAACGTTCGTATCGTGATTTGCCGATTCGTTATTCAGAGCAATCTCAGTTATATCGCTATGAAAAATCAGGAGCTTTAACCGGACTTGAACGTGTTAGAGGAATGTTATTAACCGAAGGGCATTTATATGTACGCGAAGACCAAATTTTTGATGAAATTGTTCGCATGTACAATCAAATAAGTGAAACATTAAAAATATTTAACATTCAAATTTCTTACATTTCACTTTCGCTTCGCGATCCAAAAGACACACAAAAATATTTTAATGACGAGAACATGTGAATTAAGAGCGAAAAAATGTTGAAAGATGCTCTTGATTCAATGAATGTTCAATACCAGGAAATGCCTGGAGAAGCTGCATTTTATGGTCCAAAAATGGATGTCCAAATTCACACTGCCTTGGGTCACGAGGTTACTGTCGCAACCATTCAATTAGATTTCTTGCAACCAATGAAATTTGATTTAAAATACACAGATTCAACCGGGAATGAGGCTCGCCCTGTTATGATTCATAGAGGTTTGATTGGAACTTATGAACGTTTCGTAGCCATTCTTTTAGAACAAACTAAAGGTGTATTACCGTTTTGATTGGCTCCAAAGCAAATTACTATTATTCCGGTCAATCTTAATGACAATCTTGAATACGCAAAAGAAATTTACGAAGGATTATGGTCACATAATTTTAGAGTAAAACTTGATGATCGTGATGAAAGATTGAACAAAAAAATACGCGAAGCACAAATATCAAAATCTAAATACCAGATAATTTTAGGCGAAAACGAATCTAAAACTAAAACAATTTCATACCGTAAATATGGCGAAACTGACACGCATACAGTATCATTGGATGATTTTGTTATGATGCTAAATAAATTAAGAGCAAATTATGAGTAA
- the upp gene encoding uracil phosphoribosyltransferase: MLKVIEHPLISIKLTAMRDKNADHQVFRQNLNEIASLMVYEIMRDYKVKNKTILTPLNDEYVGATYDKEIVIVPILRAGLGMTEGLLKLIPNARVGHIGLYRDADTHEPETYFYKMPEVPKDSYILVVDPMLATGGSAVDAIKKLKNDGFNNIQLVCLVGVKEGVQNVMNNFGPNFNIFLASLDPVLNSKKYIVPGLGDAGDRIFGTK; the protein is encoded by the coding sequence ATGCTTAAGGTAATTGAACATCCATTAATTTCAATAAAACTAACCGCAATGCGTGATAAAAATGCCGATCACCAAGTTTTTCGTCAAAATTTGAATGAAATTGCATCATTAATGGTCTATGAAATAATGCGAGATTATAAGGTAAAAAACAAAACTATTTTAACTCCATTAAATGATGAATATGTTGGAGCGACTTACGACAAAGAAATTGTAATCGTCCCAATTTTGAGAGCGGGACTAGGTATGACAGAAGGGTTACTGAAATTAATTCCGAATGCTCGTGTGGGTCATATTGGTTTATATCGTGATGCTGATACACATGAACCTGAAACATATTTTTATAAAATGCCTGAAGTGCCAAAAGATAGCTACATTTTAGTAGTCGATCCGATGTTAGCTACTGGCGGATCCGCTGTTGATGCTATTAAAAAACTTAAAAACGATGGATTTAATAATATTCAACTCGTATGTTTAGTCGGAGTTAAAGAAGGTGTGCAAAATGTGATGAATAATTTTGGCCCTAACTTTAATATATTTTTAGCATCACTTGATCCTGTTTTGAACAGCAAAAAGTATATTGTTCCAGGCCTTGGTGACGCCGGTGATAGGATATTTGGTACAAAATAA
- a CDS encoding MPN527 family putative ECF transporter permease subunit has protein sequence MYWSSQIVKKIVLTGLLLALSIIGDFFGKFLPFNSFLKFNLSLIFTLSAFRFIGISWGMIVVFSLMILGPTYSSAGYTDIGILGHALLLLAQTTFILFYLLFYKLITVHFRLKHHSTRVKAELIANPIALIIATILATVFMIVVNVFFATPTYFYLFKAIKSPNFVTLAAQYDSKFKGLFFGIPNYYLGSSVVYGLFNISNYAINSVLIVLILRIGAKANLFTLAQNAKIIY, from the coding sequence ATGTATTGAAGCTCGCAAATTGTTAAAAAAATAGTTTTAACAGGACTACTTTTAGCTTTATCAATCATTGGTGACTTTTTTGGTAAATTTCTGCCTTTCAATTCTTTTTTGAAATTTAATTTATCATTAATTTTCACTTTAAGTGCATTTAGATTTATTGGCATTAGTTGAGGTATGATTGTTGTCTTTTCGTTGATGATTTTAGGCCCCACTTATTCTTCAGCGGGCTACACTGATATTGGAATTTTAGGTCACGCACTTCTTCTATTGGCTCAAACCACGTTTATTTTGTTTTATTTATTGTTTTACAAGTTAATTACAGTTCATTTTCGCTTAAAGCATCATTCTACTAGGGTTAAAGCTGAATTAATAGCTAACCCGATCGCTTTAATTATCGCTACCATTTTAGCAACTGTCTTTATGATTGTGGTTAATGTGTTTTTCGCAACTCCAACCTATTTTTATTTATTTAAAGCAATCAAATCACCAAATTTTGTAACACTAGCTGCTCAATACGATTCAAAATTTAAAGGATTATTTTTCGGAATACCTAATTATTACCTAGGTTCTAGTGTTGTTTATGGTCTTTTTAATATTTCTAACTACGCTATAAACTCAGTTCTAATTGTTTTAATTTTGAGAATTGGTGCTAAGGCTAATTTATTTACATTGGCACAAAACGCAAAAATAATTTATTAA
- a CDS encoding class I tRNA ligase family protein, producing MSKFEYNQKNIELKWQKYWDDTDYSKPSNNLNLPKKYILSMFPYPSGNIHMGHARNYLISDAMARYYRRLGFNVLHPGGWDAFGLPAENAAIKHKIHPKDWTYENIANMNPQLKRLGISFARDEYEVITCDPEYTKWEQFLFIEMYKKGLVYRKKSPLNWCEKDQTVLANEQVIDGLCWRCDEPVIQKEMDQYYLKIKSYAEELQNDLASLRGHWPEKVLTMQKRWIDFVNGYKAVFKIQDKDTKYTDLNVFIKDGSELEGFNFIAISASHPLVQELIKANKFSDDELTLIQKIKAKSAAKDFKSQLCLRLNVSAQATFNELKYPVFISDFTSIGAVDRVILVNVEKSKSHAEYARKNNINTHIENSPINTEMLFPAEQMNLRDWGISRQRYWGTPIPMVHCPKCGIVPEKIENLPITLPKNVEFAGFGNPLETNKEWMQVRCPSCDGYARRESDTFDTFFESSWYFLRFSVPPVLRSKMALSPEHTKYWNQVDEYIGGVEHAILHLLYARFFTKVLADLGYLNFREPFANLITQGMVLKDGSKMSKSKGNIVSPVEAIEEYNADTLRLFILFAAPPEKELEWSSSGIDGSFKFINKLIEKASTLNIDFDFKSLDITKLNADEKLARRKLYAGLKKQKEMFNDRRSGYAFNTIIAWCMETYNAYEKINSHTLNTEFFYVLLNILEPFIPHLSWELSKRFFDLKNLYDFSIDERAFEVDSVTYPITVNGKIRAQIDILKSKNNKEFVISEAKKAVANWIQEKQILKEIFVQDKIVNIVIKG from the coding sequence ATGTCAAAATTTGAATATAATCAAAAAAATATTGAGCTAAAATGACAAAAATACTGAGATGATACTGACTATTCAAAGCCATCTAATAATTTAAATTTACCTAAAAAATACATTTTGAGTATGTTTCCCTATCCATCAGGAAACATACATATGGGTCATGCCCGTAATTATTTAATTAGTGATGCAATGGCGAGGTATTATCGTCGTCTTGGCTTTAATGTGTTACATCCTGGTGGTTGAGATGCATTTGGCTTGCCGGCAGAAAACGCAGCTATTAAGCACAAAATCCACCCCAAGGATTGAACATACGAAAACATCGCTAACATGAATCCGCAATTGAAAAGGCTGGGTATTTCATTCGCAAGAGATGAATATGAAGTTATTACGTGCGATCCTGAGTATACTAAATGAGAACAATTTCTTTTTATTGAAATGTATAAAAAAGGTCTTGTTTATCGAAAAAAATCGCCATTAAATTGATGTGAAAAAGATCAAACAGTATTAGCAAATGAACAAGTTATTGATGGATTATGCTGACGGTGCGATGAGCCAGTAATTCAAAAAGAAATGGATCAATACTATCTAAAAATTAAATCATACGCTGAGGAACTTCAAAATGATTTGGCCTCATTGCGAGGTCATTGACCTGAAAAAGTCTTGACAATGCAAAAACGTTGAATTGATTTTGTAAATGGATATAAAGCTGTTTTCAAGATTCAGGATAAAGACACAAAATATACTGATTTAAATGTATTCATTAAAGATGGAAGCGAGCTAGAGGGATTTAATTTTATTGCTATTTCAGCTTCACACCCATTAGTTCAAGAGTTAATAAAAGCTAATAAATTCAGTGATGATGAACTCACACTTATTCAAAAAATTAAAGCAAAATCTGCTGCGAAGGATTTTAAATCACAATTGTGTTTGAGGTTAAATGTCAGTGCGCAAGCAACATTTAACGAATTAAAATATCCCGTATTTATCAGTGATTTCACTTCCATTGGAGCAGTTGATAGAGTTATTTTAGTTAATGTTGAAAAGTCTAAATCTCATGCTGAATATGCAAGAAAAAATAATATCAACACTCACATTGAAAATTCCCCTATAAACACTGAAATGCTATTCCCGGCGGAACAAATGAATTTGCGTGATTGAGGTATTTCGAGACAGCGTTATTGAGGGACGCCAATCCCGATGGTCCATTGCCCTAAATGTGGAATTGTACCTGAAAAAATTGAAAATTTACCTATAACTCTTCCAAAAAATGTTGAGTTTGCTGGATTTGGCAATCCATTAGAAACCAACAAAGAATGAATGCAAGTTAGATGCCCTTCTTGCGATGGTTATGCTAGACGCGAGAGTGATACATTTGATACCTTTTTCGAATCTAGTTGATACTTCCTTCGTTTCAGCGTACCTCCTGTTTTGCGCTCGAAAATGGCTCTTAGTCCTGAACATACTAAGTATTGAAATCAAGTTGATGAATACATTGGTGGGGTTGAACATGCAATCCTACACTTACTTTATGCGCGCTTTTTCACAAAGGTTTTAGCTGATTTAGGCTACTTAAATTTCCGCGAACCATTTGCCAACTTAATTACCCAGGGAATGGTATTAAAAGACGGGTCAAAAATGTCTAAATCAAAAGGAAATATAGTTAGCCCAGTAGAAGCAATTGAAGAATATAATGCTGACACGCTACGCTTGTTTATTCTTTTTGCCGCTCCGCCGGAAAAAGAATTGGAATGATCAAGTTCAGGAATTGATGGCAGTTTTAAATTTATTAATAAATTAATTGAAAAAGCATCAACTTTAAATATTGATTTTGATTTTAAAAGTTTAGATATAACCAAACTTAATGCTGATGAAAAACTTGCTCGTCGCAAGCTATATGCAGGACTTAAAAAGCAAAAAGAAATGTTTAATGATCGTCGTAGCGGATATGCATTCAACACAATTATTGCCTGATGTATGGAAACATACAATGCTTACGAAAAAATCAATTCACACACATTAAATACTGAATTTTTCTACGTTTTATTAAATATATTAGAGCCATTTATCCCTCATCTTTCGTGAGAATTATCAAAAAGATTTTTCGATTTAAAAAATCTCTATGATTTCTCAATCGATGAGCGTGCATTCGAAGTCGATAGTGTCACATATCCTATAACAGTCAATGGAAAAATTAGAGCTCAGATTGATATTTTAAAATCTAAAAATAATAAAGAATTTGTAATTTCAGAAGCTAAAAAAGCAGTAGCTAATTGAATTCAAGAAAAACAAATTTTAAAGGAAATATTTGTTCAAGATAAAATTGTTAATATTGTGATAAAGGGTTAA